Proteins encoded together in one Deinococcus hopiensis KR-140 window:
- a CDS encoding YdcF family protein produces the protein MRARRCTVRGSTVTLPLVILAALALGLVLLPAPRAPRAVHPYPTLVVLGAAQYAGHPSPAFRRRLDHALALYRAGGVETVVVTGGRRPDDPHSEGEVGVEYLRLRGVPRQNLLAETRSRTTIENLRGARVMLPPGTPLTLVTDEAHAPRALSLAHALGLTATANPSPLSARPDRRYLLRERLALLAYAVIGVRR, from the coding sequence ATGCGCGCCCGCAGATGCACCGTTCGGGGGTCCACCGTCACGCTGCCCCTGGTGATCCTGGCCGCGCTGGCCCTGGGCCTGGTGCTGCTGCCCGCGCCGCGCGCCCCCCGGGCCGTTCATCCCTACCCCACCCTGGTGGTGCTGGGCGCTGCCCAGTACGCCGGACACCCCAGTCCGGCCTTTCGGCGGCGACTCGATCACGCCCTCGCGCTGTACCGGGCGGGCGGTGTGGAAACGGTGGTGGTCACGGGAGGCCGCCGCCCCGATGATCCCCACAGCGAGGGCGAGGTGGGGGTGGAGTACCTGCGGCTGCGGGGCGTCCCCCGGCAGAACCTGCTCGCCGAGACCCGCAGCCGCACCACCATCGAGAACCTGCGCGGCGCCCGCGTGATGCTCCCCCCCGGCACGCCGCTGACCCTGGTGACCGATGAGGCCCACGCGCCGCGCGCCCTGAGCCTCGCCCACGCCCTGGGCCTGACTGCCACGGCCAATCCCAGCCCCCTGAGTGCGAGGCCGGACCGACGCTACCTGCTGCGCGAACGGCTGGCGCTGCTGGCGTATGCGGTGATTGGAGTGAGGCGGTAG